One window from the genome of Deinococcus radiopugnans ATCC 19172 encodes:
- a CDS encoding ABC transporter permease encodes MIPFLVRRFFQAIPTLLLASVLIFFVISLAPGDFLTPAKLNPGISEEQLRNLSVGFGLDKPAYIQYFYWMWNMLHGDFGTSFQYTQPVLPVIWPRIVNSVYLVLLNLVFFYAIAIPVGVYGAVRQNSFGDKAINVVLYFLLGFPSFFLFLIVIYFILQIRNATGWDIPLGGMTSNGYEQLSAIGQFWDVLRHLLIPAIVLAVTDAAGLTRVIRGLMLEVMRSDYIRTARAKGVSERTAIWKHTFRNAILPIVAGIGGLLPGAISGAGFVEVVYNYPGITPMLLTAIQASDLYLIAGFTVISTILLIIGNALSDILLAVVDPRIKVG; translated from the coding sequence ATGATCCCATTTTTAGTCCGGCGCTTTTTTCAGGCCATCCCCACGCTGCTGCTGGCCAGCGTGTTGATCTTTTTCGTGATCTCGCTGGCCCCCGGTGACTTCCTGACGCCCGCCAAGCTCAATCCTGGTATCAGCGAAGAGCAGCTCAGAAATCTGAGCGTCGGCTTTGGGCTGGACAAACCAGCCTATATTCAGTACTTCTACTGGATGTGGAACATGCTGCACGGCGACTTCGGCACGTCTTTCCAGTACACCCAGCCGGTCCTGCCTGTGATCTGGCCCCGCATCGTTAACTCGGTCTATCTGGTTCTTCTGAATCTGGTGTTCTTCTACGCCATCGCCATTCCTGTCGGCGTGTACGGCGCGGTGCGCCAGAACAGCTTTGGTGACAAGGCCATCAACGTGGTGCTGTACTTCTTGCTAGGTTTTCCTAGCTTTTTCTTGTTTCTGATCGTAATTTACTTCATCCTTCAGATTCGCAATGCGACGGGCTGGGACATTCCATTGGGAGGGATGACCAGCAACGGCTATGAGCAACTTTCTGCGATTGGCCAGTTTTGGGATGTCCTGCGGCATCTGCTCATCCCGGCAATCGTCCTGGCGGTCACCGACGCGGCGGGTCTGACCCGTGTCATTCGGGGCCTGATGCTGGAAGTGATGCGCTCTGATTACATCCGCACGGCGCGGGCCAAAGGCGTCAGCGAGCGCACCGCCATCTGGAAACACACCTTCCGCAACGCCATCCTGCCGATTGTCGCGGGGATCGGCGGCCTGTTGCCCGGCGCCATCAGCGGCGCAGGCTTTGTAGAAGTGGTGTACAACTATCCTGGGATCACCCCCATGCTGCTCACGGCCATTCAAGCCTCAGACCTGTACCTGATCGCAGGCTTTACGGTCATTTCCACCATCTTGCTGATCATCGGCAACGCCCTCTCAGACATTCTCCTGGCTGTGGTTGACCCACGCATCAAGGTCGGGTGA